In the Alligator mississippiensis isolate rAllMis1 chromosome 7, rAllMis1, whole genome shotgun sequence genome, one interval contains:
- the LOC106737766 gene encoding serine protease 27 → MGSGRESRAMCLLPLDAISVSAGPRQSTVVEECGRRGPSTRIVGGTDARAGEFPWQVSVRLNGTHFCGGSLISHQWVLTAAHCFQKSRDPAQFSVLLGAVRLQDPGPQAAVVAAGAVVVNPRYAGEASSGDLALLRLVRPVTFGPRVSPICLPDAGVRFPASTRCWVTGWGNIQDGVDLKPPETLQKLEVPVIGRDACNTLYQQGAPPLPGTRDIQEDMMCAGYPQGGRDACQGDSGGPLVCLLGAAWLQAGVVSWGDGCARHNRPGVYIALATYRDWIQQHVPGIGFVGGGRRGSS, encoded by the exons ATGGGATCTGGGAGGGAATCCAGAGCCATGTGTCTGCTCCCCCTTGATGCTATCTCTGTCTCTGCAGGGCCCCGACAGAGCACAGTGGTGGAGG agTGCGGGCGCCGGGGCCCCTCGACCCGCATCGTGGGGGGCACGGACGCGCGGGCAGGCGAGTTCCCCTGGCAGGTCAGCGTCCGCCTCAATGGCACCCACTTCTGCGGGGGGTCCCTGATCAGCCACCAATGGGTGCTCACAGCTGCCCACTGCTTCCAGAA gtcCCGTGACCCCGCGCAGTTCTCGGTGCTGCTGGGCGCGGTGCGGCTGCAGGACCCCGGCCCCCAGGCCGCGGTGGTGGCAGCGGGCGCGGTGGTGGTGAACCCACGCTACGCGGGCGAAGCCTCCAGCggggacctggccctgctgcgCCTGGTCCGGCCCGTGACCTTCGGCCCCCGTGTCAGCCCCATCTGCCTCCCGGACGCTGGGGTCCGCTTCCCCGCCAGCACCCGCTGCTGGGTCACCGGCTGGGGCAACATCCAGGATGGAG tggACCTGAAGCCCCCTGAGAcgctgcagaagctggaggtgCCGGTCATCGGGCGCGATGCCTGCAACACCCTCTACCAGCAGGGGGCACCACCGCTGCCCGGCACCCGCGACATCCAGGAGGACATGATGTGCGCCGGGTACCCCCAGGGGGGGCGGGACGCCTGCCAG GGTGATTCGGGCGGGCCCCTCGTCTGCCTCCTGGGGGCCGCGTGGCTGCAGGCCGGCGTGGTGAGCTGGGGTGACGGCTGCGCCCGCCACAACCGCCCGGGGGTCTACATCGCCTTGGCAACCTACCGGGACTGGATCCAGCAGCACGTGCCCGGCATCGGCTTCGTGGGGGGCGGACGCCGGGGATCTTCCTGA